aaaaaaaacccagaaaaataaataaattaaaaagtatGTGCTCTGTGTTATGTGCGCTCATgcgaaagaaagaaagagaagtttGCAACTTGCAACTTTCTAAAAAGCATAAAGGTTGTGAAGAAATCGGGGAAgtgagaaaaaagagaaacacaCACCCACATGACTCATCAGGGACATGGAAGGTAaaacaataaacaaagaaaagaggcCAAAATATGTTCGTCCTTGCCctactctttttttcttttttcttctttccatcCATTTCAAATGACAAACATTCATTCCTACATCAATTTTTCACGGAGGTGAAGTTTTTTCTGAATTTCATGCTCTAAATGCTTCTTTTCCTCCTTCCCTACTCTGCCTTTGCCAATTCTATCCACCACAAAAacctcattttcttctctctagaagcaccaaaaaaaaaaaaaagagagaaaattaacaaaacaaaaaattgttgCAAGTATCCACCACTTTAAAAGAAGCTTGCTTCTTGAGAAACCCAGGTCCTCCTATCAATAATCTGCACAGAATAACATGATCCAACCATGGTAGATTACAATTTAGAATCAgaacaataaaaattaaaagcagAAATAAGATGCATCTCATATTCTTGTATGTATATAATTCACATACCATCatgcttcttcatcaaatttctggcaaacaacaaaaatatgacTAGAAACCCAACTCCAGCTGCTCCTCCCAAAATGATAGCCACTGTCTTCCCTGTATTTCCTGACCCTATTTCAATCAAGCACATTCAAAACTCAGATCAATATAATGGAAACCATTcttaagagagagaaatactAATCTAAGTTATCCAACTTAACAAAAAGCCCTCTTTGACAACCTAACCAGAAATTGGACAAattgtaaaaacaaaaagtcatagccccaaatccaaaagaacaaaatctGACTTCCATTTTAcctgatgaagatgaagaagatgatgaagaagatgaggaggATCTCCTGGGAACCCCATTTGGGTAATAACTATAGCTAAGAAAGCACTTGTGGAGATAGATTTGGCCTGAAATGGCACTCCCACATTCAACCTGAGCTCTCTGCACAGCATTCTTCACACACTCACCACAATCTGAGTCTCCCACATCTCCTTGGCACTGCCCCAAGACATAAACTTGTTGGTAATTTGTTGTATAGAAGCCATGGCCACTCACAACACCATTCTCCAACACTGTATAGGCAGTGTCCCTTCTCTCTTCAAACCCACTTCCGGCAATATTTGTTCCCCCACAAGTCTTGAACAACATTT
The window above is part of the Prunus dulcis chromosome 1, ALMONDv2, whole genome shotgun sequence genome. Proteins encoded here:
- the LOC117615697 gene encoding plasmodesmata-located protein 2-like codes for the protein MGFLSKPVPNFFLYLLLFFFSLQLIIPLAESATDITSLVYKGCAKQTFSDPTGVYSQSLSALFGSLVQQSTKAKFFKTNSGSGQTTISGLFQCRGDLSNSDCYNCVSKLPQMSDNLCGKTIAARVQLIGCYMLYEISGFAQISGMEMLFKTCGGTNIAGSGFEERRDTAYTVLENGVVSGHGFYTTNYQQVYVLGQCQGDVGDSDCGECVKNAVQRAQVECGSAISGQIYLHKCFLSYSYYPNGVPRRSSSSSSSSSSSSSGSGNTGKTVAIILGGAAGVGFLVIFLLFARNLMKKHDDY